In Oceanobacillus sp. FSL K6-2867, one DNA window encodes the following:
- the ftsZ gene encoding cell division protein FtsZ, translating into MLEFDTNMEELATIKVIGVGGGGNNAVNRMIEHGVEGVEFIAVNTDSQALNLSKAETKIQIGGKLTRGLGAGANPEVGKKAAEESKEQLEEVLQGADMIFVTAGMGGGTGTGAAPVIAQVAKDLGALTVGVVTRPFSFEGRRRSTQAISGIDTLKGSVDTLIVIPNDRLLEIVDKNTPMLEAFREADNVLRQGVQGISDLIAKPGLINVDFADVKTIMFDKGSALMGIGIATGETRATEAAKKAISSPLLETSIDGAHGILMNITGGTNLSLYEVQEAADLVTSAADKEVNVIFGSVINENLNDEIVVTVIATGFDETVQPKAEVKQKQHRPMASHSQHAATREEPVQREQREQREPQQQPRVRQEEDELDIPTFLRNRNRNR; encoded by the coding sequence ATGTTAGAGTTTGATACAAATATGGAGGAATTAGCGACAATTAAAGTCATCGGTGTAGGTGGCGGTGGAAATAATGCTGTAAACCGAATGATCGAGCATGGGGTGGAAGGTGTAGAATTCATTGCGGTAAATACCGATTCACAGGCTTTGAATTTGTCTAAAGCAGAAACGAAAATACAAATAGGCGGAAAACTGACACGTGGTCTTGGTGCTGGTGCTAATCCAGAAGTTGGAAAGAAAGCTGCTGAAGAGAGTAAAGAACAGCTTGAAGAAGTACTACAAGGAGCAGATATGATTTTCGTAACTGCTGGTATGGGTGGTGGTACTGGTACTGGTGCTGCTCCTGTTATTGCCCAGGTTGCAAAAGATCTTGGAGCATTAACGGTAGGTGTTGTAACACGTCCATTCTCCTTTGAAGGAAGAAGACGATCTACCCAAGCAATTTCAGGAATTGATACACTTAAAGGAAGTGTTGATACATTAATCGTTATTCCAAATGATCGCCTGCTTGAAATTGTAGACAAAAATACTCCAATGCTTGAAGCATTCCGTGAAGCAGATAATGTATTACGACAAGGTGTACAAGGTATTTCTGATTTAATTGCGAAGCCAGGTCTCATTAATGTTGACTTTGCCGATGTCAAAACTATTATGTTTGATAAAGGTTCTGCATTAATGGGAATCGGTATTGCAACTGGGGAGACTCGTGCTACTGAAGCAGCTAAAAAGGCAATTTCCTCACCACTGCTTGAGACTTCCATTGATGGTGCACATGGTATTCTAATGAATATTACTGGTGGTACGAATCTGAGCCTTTATGAAGTACAGGAAGCTGCAGATTTAGTTACATCGGCAGCAGACAAAGAAGTGAACGTAATTTTTGGCTCTGTTATTAATGAGAATTTAAATGATGAAATTGTTGTTACAGTAATTGCAACAGGTTTTGATGAAACTGTTCAACCAAAAGCAGAAGTAAAGCAAAAACAGCATCGTCCTATGGCAAGTCATAGTCAGCATGCTGCAACGAGGGAAGAACCTGTTCAAAGAGAGCAGCGCGAACAGCGTGAGCCACAGCAGCAGCCTCGAGTAAGACAAGAAGAAGACGAACTCGATATTCCTACATTCTTAAGAAATCGAAACCGTAATCGATAA
- a CDS encoding YlmC/YmxH family sporulation protein gives MIKLSELQLKEIIIMDDGRRFGHITDLEIDGNTGKIIAIVVEARDKKSGMLKKADELMISWDHIVRIGSDVILVNDVQGPNLYGTVK, from the coding sequence TTGATCAAATTATCAGAGTTACAATTAAAGGAAATTATAATTATGGATGATGGCAGAAGGTTCGGTCATATTACAGATTTAGAGATTGACGGTAACACGGGTAAAATTATTGCTATTGTCGTGGAAGCGAGAGATAAAAAGAGTGGCATGTTAAAAAAGGCAGATGAATTAATGATTTCATGGGATCACATTGTTCGAATCGGTTCGGATGTAATACTTGTCAACGATGTTCAGGGGCCAAATTTATATGGAACGGTAAAATAG
- a CDS encoding YggS family pyridoxal phosphate-dependent enzyme, which translates to MEVAANLAVIQDKIGQACTKSGRRPDEINVIGVTKYATIERTEEAVEAGVKNLGENRNEGFLEKYQNIGDKVTWHFIGTLQSRKVKDIIDKIDMLHSLDRVSLAKEINKRASSSVNCFIQVNVSGEASKHGLRAEEVIPFIEEIERYEKVHVVGLMTMAPHIEDKEEIRKVFQNLTSLRDRIKAKQIHHAPCEFLSMGMSNDYEIAIEEGATHIRIGSQLVGD; encoded by the coding sequence ATGGAAGTCGCAGCAAATTTGGCAGTCATTCAAGATAAAATAGGACAAGCATGTACAAAAAGTGGCCGTAGGCCTGACGAAATAAATGTTATTGGAGTTACGAAATATGCTACAATAGAACGAACAGAGGAAGCAGTGGAAGCAGGGGTTAAAAATCTTGGCGAAAATCGTAACGAGGGGTTCTTAGAGAAATATCAGAACATTGGTGACAAAGTAACATGGCATTTTATTGGAACCTTGCAGTCACGGAAAGTAAAGGACATTATTGACAAAATAGATATGCTCCATTCGTTAGACCGAGTTTCACTGGCAAAAGAAATAAATAAACGAGCGTCATCTTCGGTCAATTGCTTTATACAGGTCAATGTCAGTGGAGAAGCATCCAAGCATGGATTGCGAGCAGAAGAGGTAATTCCCTTTATTGAGGAAATTGAGAGATACGAAAAAGTACATGTAGTTGGATTAATGACAATGGCACCTCATATCGAAGACAAAGAGGAGATTCGGAAGGTATTTCAGAACTTAACTTCTTTAAGAGACCGTATTAAAGCAAAGCAAATTCATCATGCACCGTGTGAATTCCTTTCCATGGGAATGAGCAATGATTATGAAATTGCAATCGAAGAAGGTGCTACCCATATCCGAATTGGTTCCCAATTAGTTGGTGATTGA
- the pgeF gene encoding peptidoglycan editing factor PgeF, whose product MNEVFKEKDNSYLNIEKWQEKHPGLVAGFTTRNGGVSEHPYHTLNFGFHVADEQKHVIENRELLANKLNFPLQNWVSGEQVHRTEIKYVTDRDMSKGSVSYASSIKGTDGLVTNQKGLLCTAFFADCVPLFFFDPITGYIGIAHAGWKGSINRIAEKMVEAFIKVDVKAENLLVAIGPCISQQNYEVDERVVQSIRETDRVNVVRSLGKNRFLLDLKQLNVDILLQSGVLRHNIEITNYCTYRDENIFFSHRRDHGKTGRMLGFIGFSGRIT is encoded by the coding sequence ATGAATGAAGTCTTTAAAGAGAAAGATAACTCTTATCTCAACATAGAAAAATGGCAGGAAAAACATCCTGGACTTGTAGCAGGCTTCACTACAAGAAATGGTGGAGTAAGCGAACACCCTTACCATACCTTGAATTTCGGTTTCCATGTTGCTGATGAACAGAAGCATGTCATAGAAAACCGCGAGCTCTTAGCAAATAAGCTGAATTTTCCATTGCAAAACTGGGTGTCGGGGGAACAAGTACATCGAACGGAAATCAAGTATGTAACGGATCGAGATATGAGTAAAGGCTCAGTTTCTTATGCCAGCTCAATTAAAGGAACTGATGGGCTCGTAACCAATCAAAAAGGATTATTATGTACAGCATTTTTCGCAGATTGTGTTCCCTTATTTTTCTTTGATCCGATAACGGGATACATTGGAATTGCACATGCAGGCTGGAAAGGGTCTATAAACAGAATTGCTGAAAAAATGGTCGAAGCTTTTATAAAGGTGGATGTGAAAGCGGAAAACCTATTAGTAGCTATTGGTCCTTGTATTTCCCAGCAAAATTATGAAGTGGATGAGCGAGTGGTTCAATCGATTCGTGAAACAGATAGAGTAAATGTGGTCCGTTCACTCGGCAAGAATCGATTTTTATTAGATTTAAAGCAATTAAATGTAGATATCCTTTTACAATCTGGGGTATTACGTCATAATATAGAGATAACAAATTATTGCACTTACCGTGATGAAAATATATTTTTCTCTCATCGAAGAGATCATGGTAAAACTGGAAGAATGTTAGGGTTCATCGGATTTTCAGGAAGGATTACATGA
- the sigE gene encoding RNA polymerase sporulation sigma factor SigE has protein sequence MALWKIKLKLRWYKLLIKLGLKSSEVYYIGGSEALPPPLSKQEEQELLILLPKGDKSARAMLIERNLRLVVYIARKFENTGINIEDLISIGTIGLIKAVNTFNPEKKIKLATYASRCIENEILMYLRRNNKLKSEVSFDEPLNIDWDGNELLLSDVLGTEEDIITKNLESNVDKSLLKSALSKLNAREKQIMELRFGLIGEEEKTQKDVADMLGISQSYISRLEKKIIRRLKKEFNKMV, from the coding sequence ATGGCTCTATGGAAAATTAAGCTAAAATTGCGCTGGTATAAATTATTGATTAAATTAGGGTTAAAGTCTTCGGAAGTATACTATATTGGTGGAAGTGAAGCATTGCCTCCTCCACTTTCGAAACAGGAAGAGCAGGAATTATTAATTCTTTTGCCAAAGGGTGACAAATCAGCAAGAGCAATGCTAATAGAACGAAACCTTCGTCTTGTCGTCTACATTGCACGCAAATTTGAAAATACAGGTATCAATATTGAGGATTTAATCAGCATTGGTACAATCGGCTTAATAAAGGCAGTGAACACATTCAATCCAGAAAAGAAAATTAAGCTGGCAACTTATGCATCAAGATGTATTGAAAACGAGATTCTAATGTATTTGCGCAGAAATAATAAGCTTAAATCAGAAGTTTCGTTTGATGAACCATTAAATATCGATTGGGATGGAAATGAGCTTTTATTATCGGATGTTCTTGGTACGGAAGAAGATATTATTACTAAAAATCTTGAATCAAATGTGGATAAATCATTGCTGAAAAGTGCATTATCAAAATTAAATGCCCGTGAAAAACAAATCATGGAGCTGCGTTTTGGACTGATTGGTGAAGAGGAAAAAACACAAAAAGATGTTGCTGACATGCTAGGAATTTCTCAGTCTTATATTTCGCGTTTGGAAAAAAAGATTATACGAAGGTTGAAAAAAGAATTTAATAAAATGGTGTAG
- a CDS encoding cell division protein SepF, with protein MSIKNKIKNYFTMDDEYEYEYTQEEVTPENIDNTKQQTQKVVSLTSMQQSTSKVVLCEPRTYNEAQEIADSIVNRRAVVINLQRVDHQQAKRIVDFLSGTVYAVNGDIQKLGAETFLCTPDNVEVSGTISEAFAPQDEFEKGW; from the coding sequence ATGAGTATCAAGAATAAAATTAAAAATTATTTCACCATGGATGATGAATACGAGTACGAATACACACAGGAAGAAGTCACACCGGAAAACATAGATAATACAAAGCAACAAACACAAAAGGTTGTGAGCTTGACGAGCATGCAGCAATCTACATCAAAAGTAGTTTTATGTGAACCAAGAACTTACAATGAAGCACAGGAAATAGCAGATAGTATTGTAAATAGACGTGCAGTTGTCATTAATTTGCAACGTGTCGATCATCAACAAGCTAAACGAATTGTTGATTTTCTTAGTGGCACGGTCTACGCTGTTAATGGCGATATTCAGAAGCTAGGCGCTGAGACATTTTTATGCACACCGGATAATGTCGAGGTATCTGGAACAATATCCGAAGCATTTGCCCCGCAAGATGAATTTGAAAAAGGATGGTAG
- a CDS encoding YggT family protein gives MIEIFRVLDFAFMIYGYALIVYIFMSWFPGARESSFGQILTKICEPYLEQFRKFIPPIGMIDISPIVGIFVLHLARFGLLQFFQMFLF, from the coding sequence ATGATTGAAATATTTAGAGTATTAGATTTTGCATTTATGATTTATGGTTATGCATTAATTGTGTATATATTCATGTCATGGTTTCCAGGTGCCAGGGAATCATCATTTGGTCAAATATTGACCAAAATTTGTGAGCCTTACTTAGAGCAATTTCGCAAATTTATCCCACCAATTGGCATGATTGATATTTCGCCAATCGTTGGTATATTTGTACTTCATTTAGCACGGTTTGGATTGCTCCAGTTCTTCCAAATGTTTTTATTTTAG
- the sigG gene encoding RNA polymerase sporulation sigma factor SigG: MTRHKVEICGVDTSKLPVLKNEEMKKLFVRMQQEGDISAREELVNGNLRLVLSVIQRFNNRGEYVDDLFQVGCIGLMKSIDNFDLSHNVRFSTYAVPMIIGEIRRYLRDNNPIRVSRSLRDIAYKALQVREKLISKTSKEPTPAEIAAEMGIPHSDIVFALDAIQDPVSLFEPIYNDGGDPIFVVDQISDDKDKDSTWVDKISLKEGMHQLNEREKMILNKRFFQGKTQMEVADEIGISQAQVSRLEKAAISQMNKQMFE, translated from the coding sequence ATGACTAGACATAAAGTTGAGATATGTGGTGTTGATACATCAAAACTACCTGTACTTAAAAATGAAGAAATGAAGAAGCTATTTGTAAGAATGCAGCAAGAAGGAGATATTTCTGCGCGAGAAGAACTTGTAAATGGAAATTTAAGACTTGTATTAAGCGTGATACAACGATTTAATAATCGGGGAGAATATGTCGATGATCTATTTCAAGTTGGCTGTATTGGACTAATGAAGTCAATCGATAATTTTGATTTGTCACATAACGTAAGATTCTCCACGTATGCTGTTCCAATGATTATTGGAGAAATCAGAAGATACCTAAGGGATAATAATCCAATCCGAGTATCTAGGTCCTTACGTGATATTGCTTACAAAGCATTGCAAGTGAGAGAAAAGCTAATCAGTAAAACATCAAAAGAGCCCACCCCTGCAGAAATTGCAGCTGAAATGGGAATTCCGCATTCCGATATTGTGTTTGCTCTTGATGCCATTCAGGATCCAGTGTCATTATTTGAACCGATTTATAATGATGGTGGAGATCCAATATTTGTTGTTGATCAGATTAGTGATGATAAAGATAAGGATTCAACCTGGGTTGATAAAATTTCATTGAAAGAAGGGATGCACCAATTAAATGAACGAGAAAAAATGATTTTGAATAAACGATTTTTTCAAGGTAAAACGCAAATGGAGGTTGCCGATGAAATTGGCATCTCTCAAGCTCAAGTATCTCGTTTAGAGAAAGCTGCTATAAGTCAAATGAATAAGCAAATGTTTGAATGA
- a CDS encoding FtsQ-type POTRA domain-containing protein: MSKKNIVSIEDRIPKLKQARKKKANRRLIFYLSIFFFLISIIVYLQSPLSHIKTIDVNGNRYVTDEEIIENSNLTTDTNIWTINRSEIEQLIKKNPILESVKVSRKLPWTIDIQVKEQKIIGYIRNDTSYKPVMGNGKVLNVTNNTFNGEAPLIYGFDDDKYLHRMAEELKKLPGSIMNVISEIHWVPSEDNKNTVLLYMTDGYLVKGTIRDFAKKMEVYPSIVAQLDPEEKGIIHIGVGIYFESFNQEEDENMTEIEGIPDNEESTESE; this comes from the coding sequence ATGAGCAAAAAAAATATTGTTTCAATCGAGGATCGCATTCCAAAATTGAAACAAGCACGTAAGAAAAAAGCGAATCGACGTCTTATATTTTATCTTTCAATCTTTTTCTTCTTGATATCTATAATTGTATATTTACAATCACCATTGAGTCATATAAAAACGATTGACGTTAATGGAAACAGGTATGTGACAGATGAAGAGATTATTGAAAACAGCAATTTAACGACTGATACAAATATATGGACAATTAACCGTTCAGAAATAGAACAATTAATAAAAAAGAACCCAATTTTAGAGTCTGTTAAAGTAAGCAGAAAACTACCATGGACAATTGATATCCAAGTAAAAGAACAAAAAATCATTGGATACATCCGTAACGATACATCATATAAGCCTGTAATGGGAAATGGTAAAGTTCTAAATGTTACGAATAACACGTTTAATGGTGAGGCTCCGCTAATTTATGGGTTTGATGATGATAAATATCTACATAGAATGGCTGAGGAGCTAAAGAAACTGCCTGGCAGCATTATGAATGTTATCTCGGAAATCCATTGGGTTCCTTCAGAAGATAATAAAAATACAGTACTTTTGTATATGACTGATGGCTACCTTGTAAAGGGAACGATTCGTGATTTTGCAAAAAAAATGGAAGTTTATCCATCAATTGTTGCACAGCTTGACCCAGAAGAAAAAGGGATTATTCATATTGGAGTTGGAATCTATTTTGAGTCTTTTAATCAAGAAGAGGACGAGAATATGACAGAAATAGAAGGAATTCCAGACAATGAGGAATCAACAGAATCCGAATAA
- the ftsA gene encoding cell division protein FtsA: MNNSEILVSLDIGTTTIKVIIGEVLNDSLNIIGVGTAKSLGMKKGAIVDIDQTVHSIRNAVEQAERMVGMQIESVVVGINGSHVQLQPCHGVVAVQSENREIGDEDVTRVIDGAQVISIPPEREIIDVIPKQFIVDGLDEITDPRGMIGVRLEMEGTIITCSKTVLHNILKCVERANLQVSDICLQPLAAGTIALSKDEKNMGVALIDVGGGCTTVSVFGNDHLISTSVISLGGDNITKDLSIGLRTSTEEAEDIKLNYGHAFYDHASEEEAFEVSIIGSNTKETYNQLQISDMIEARLEEIYAYVEREIRKMGYGELPGGYVLTGGTSSMPGSLELAGDLFRSNVRVAIPDYIGVREAQYTAGIGILQFAYHNAKIQGKDLYPSVVEDTIEPKPKRAQKQPKVKKETKENKKKDSGFANLFKYFFD; encoded by the coding sequence TTGAATAATAGTGAAATATTAGTAAGTCTTGATATAGGTACAACAACGATTAAAGTTATTATTGGAGAAGTATTGAACGATTCATTGAACATTATTGGGGTCGGGACCGCTAAATCTCTTGGTATGAAAAAAGGTGCAATTGTTGATATTGATCAAACGGTACATTCAATTCGAAACGCGGTTGAGCAGGCTGAGCGTATGGTAGGGATGCAGATTGAAAGTGTTGTCGTCGGTATAAACGGAAGTCATGTTCAATTACAGCCTTGTCATGGTGTTGTCGCGGTTCAAAGTGAAAATCGCGAAATTGGTGATGAGGATGTTACAAGAGTCATTGATGGAGCACAAGTAATCTCAATACCACCTGAACGGGAAATTATTGATGTCATTCCAAAGCAGTTTATTGTGGATGGTTTGGATGAGATTACTGATCCGCGTGGTATGATTGGTGTTCGCTTGGAAATGGAAGGTACTATTATTACATGTTCAAAAACAGTACTGCATAACATTTTAAAATGTGTAGAACGTGCTAACTTGCAAGTATCCGATATATGCCTCCAGCCTCTTGCAGCCGGAACCATTGCTCTTTCAAAAGATGAGAAAAATATGGGTGTTGCACTAATTGATGTTGGTGGTGGATGTACTACCGTATCGGTATTTGGAAACGACCATCTCATTTCAACAAGTGTTATTAGTTTAGGTGGAGATAATATAACAAAAGATTTGTCTATTGGGCTAAGAACTTCCACAGAAGAAGCTGAAGATATTAAGCTAAATTATGGACATGCTTTTTACGATCATGCTTCTGAGGAAGAAGCGTTTGAAGTTTCCATTATTGGAAGCAACACGAAAGAAACCTATAATCAGCTGCAAATTTCTGATATGATTGAGGCAAGACTGGAAGAAATTTATGCTTATGTAGAAAGAGAAATTAGAAAAATGGGTTACGGAGAGCTTCCAGGCGGGTATGTGTTGACAGGTGGAACGAGTTCGATGCCAGGTAGTCTTGAGCTTGCAGGGGACTTATTCCGTTCGAACGTTCGCGTAGCTATCCCGGATTACATAGGTGTAAGAGAAGCACAATACACAGCAGGAATTGGAATTTTGCAGTTTGCTTATCATAACGCGAAGATACAAGGTAAGGATTTATACCCATCTGTAGTTGAAGATACAATTGAACCAAAACCAAAAAGAGCACAAAAACAGCCAAAGGTCAAAAAAGAAACGAAAGAAAATAAGAAAAAAGACTCTGGTTTTGCTAATTTGTTTAAGTATTTCTTTGATTAA
- the spoIIGA gene encoding sigma-E processing peptidase SpoIIGA, with protein MTIYLDAVWLLNFFLDLMLLMLTKALARDAAGKIRIVFGAFIASLIVPITLFFPDSFINGVLGKLIYSLFIILCTFGYTGIYRMMKLLLLFYFTSFAIGGGLTGIYFLLANPVTFTGNGILTFNKGYGDPVSWLFILIGFPIVWYFTKQRMDEHASEKIRYDQLCEVTIKMNDHSFVTRGFIDSGNQLIDPLTKRAVVICDEIFLKQWFSEGEWKQLEEVHHYLALEQIPEKWQNKIQMIPYQGVEGKSGFLLGIRPDHIEIQYESQKLITSNLLIGIQFGVLVRDQSYHCLLHPQIIKLATIQTA; from the coding sequence TTGACCATATATCTTGATGCCGTCTGGTTATTGAACTTTTTTCTCGATTTAATGCTGCTCATGCTTACAAAAGCTTTAGCAAGGGATGCAGCGGGAAAAATACGAATCGTTTTTGGGGCATTTATAGCTTCATTAATTGTACCAATTACGCTATTTTTTCCAGATTCCTTCATAAATGGAGTACTGGGCAAGTTAATTTATTCATTATTTATTATCCTATGTACCTTCGGATACACAGGTATTTATCGCATGATGAAATTATTATTATTATTTTACTTTACATCATTTGCAATTGGAGGTGGATTGACAGGAATATACTTTCTGCTTGCAAACCCTGTAACGTTTACAGGAAATGGAATTTTAACATTTAATAAGGGGTATGGCGATCCAGTTAGCTGGCTGTTTATCTTAATCGGATTTCCAATTGTTTGGTATTTTACAAAGCAACGTATGGACGAGCATGCAAGTGAAAAAATTCGTTACGACCAGTTATGTGAAGTAACCATTAAAATGAATGACCACTCATTTGTGACAAGAGGATTTATTGACAGTGGCAATCAACTAATTGATCCACTAACGAAACGAGCGGTCGTTATATGTGATGAAATATTTCTTAAACAGTGGTTTTCAGAAGGTGAATGGAAGCAATTAGAGGAGGTGCATCATTACTTGGCACTGGAACAGATCCCAGAAAAGTGGCAGAACAAAATTCAGATGATTCCGTATCAGGGTGTTGAGGGTAAAAGTGGTTTTCTTTTAGGAATTCGACCTGATCATATCGAAATCCAGTATGAGAGTCAAAAGCTTATAACAAGCAATTTACTAATTGGCATACAGTTTGGGGTTTTAGTCAGGGATCAAAGCTATCATTGTCTATTGCATCCGCAAATCATTAAATTAGCTACTATACAAACAGCATAA